In a single window of the Portunus trituberculatus isolate SZX2019 chromosome 9, ASM1759143v1, whole genome shotgun sequence genome:
- the LOC123501345 gene encoding TBC1 domain family member 10A-like isoform X1 codes for MEKVVTSSIWYIDPTMASQDWSDSESVGSSVAAPSEVSTVPDKFGFLGGAQYTDESEEAVPVEVIRRREKKWLEMFSRWDSYMLKRYKKVRDRCRKGVPSALRARAWQHLCGANKQLERNPGVFNQLAETPADPRLEDDIRKDLHRQFPLHEMFLQKGGHGQEDLFRVLKVHAQVSPDEYCQAHAPLAAVLLMQMPAEPAFWCLKAICDKYVPGYYAPGLEAIQVDGDILYKLLKKVSPSAYKHLKKHKIEPVLYMTEWFMCLFSRTLPWSSVLRVWDMFFCEGVKVMFRVGLVVLKYGLRSQVLKRCPGMYETLQALRNIEHGVMAEGFLLFQMQRLDLTEDDLQREHQRQVQKRRQTAKESGAAAANGR; via the exons aTGGAGAAAGTGGTGACGTCATCGATCTGGTATATtg ACCCCACCATGGCAAGTCAGGATTGGTCGGACTCAGAGTCGGTGGGGAGCAGCGTGGCGGCCCCCTCGGAAGTGTCCACCGTCCCCGACAAGTTTGGTTTCCTGGGAGGCGCTCAGTACACAGATGAAAG TGAGGAGGCAGTACCTGTGGAGGTCATCAGGAGGCGGGAAAAGAAATGGCTGGAGATGTTTAGCAGGTGGGACTCGTACATGCTGAAACGGTACAAGAAGGTGAGGGACCGATGCAGAAAGGGCGTCCCATCAGCCCTGCGTGCCCGGGCATGGCAACACCTCTGTGGAGCAAACaa ACAGTTAGAAAGGAACCCTGGTGTGTTTAACCAGCTGGCAGAGACCCCGGCTGACCCACGGCTGGAGGATGACATAAGAAAGGATCTCCATAGACAGTTCCCTCTCCATGAAATGTTCCTGCAGAAGGGGGGACATGG GCAGGAGGACCTGTTTCGGGTGCTCAAGGTGCATGCCCAGGTCTCCCCCGATGAGTACTGTCAGGCTCACGCACCACTGGCTGCCGTGCTTCTGATGCAGATGCCCGCCGAGCCTGCCTTCTGGTGCCTCAAGGCCATATGTGATAAATATGTGCCAGGGTACTATGCTCCTGGACTG GAAGCAATTCAGGTTGATGGAGACATTTTGTACAAACTCCTGAAGAAGGTGTCGCCCTCGGCCTACAAACATTTG aagaagcacaagattgagCCAGTGCTTTATATGACCGAGTGGTTCATGTGCCTGTTCTCCCGCACGTTGCCATGGTCATCCGTGCTGCGAGTGTGGGACATGTTCTTCTGTGAGG GTGTGAAGGTGATGTTCCGTGTGGGCCTGGTGGTGCTCAAGTACGGGCTGAGGTCACAGGTGCTCAAAAGATGCCCTGGAATGTACGAGACACTACAGGCGCTGAGGAACATTGAGCATGGGGTGATGGCTGAGGGGTTCCTACtcttccag ATGCAGCGCCTTGACCTTACTGAGGACGACCTGCAGCGGGAACACCAGCGGCAGGTACAGAAGAGGCGGCAGACGGCGAAGGAGTCAGGAGCAGCGGCAGCCAATGGGAGATAG
- the LOC123501345 gene encoding TBC1 domain family member 10A-like isoform X2: MASQDWSDSESVGSSVAAPSEVSTVPDKFGFLGGAQYTDESEEAVPVEVIRRREKKWLEMFSRWDSYMLKRYKKVRDRCRKGVPSALRARAWQHLCGANKQLERNPGVFNQLAETPADPRLEDDIRKDLHRQFPLHEMFLQKGGHGQEDLFRVLKVHAQVSPDEYCQAHAPLAAVLLMQMPAEPAFWCLKAICDKYVPGYYAPGLEAIQVDGDILYKLLKKVSPSAYKHLKKHKIEPVLYMTEWFMCLFSRTLPWSSVLRVWDMFFCEGVKVMFRVGLVVLKYGLRSQVLKRCPGMYETLQALRNIEHGVMAEGFLLFQMQRLDLTEDDLQREHQRQVQKRRQTAKESGAAAANGR; this comes from the exons ATGGCAAGTCAGGATTGGTCGGACTCAGAGTCGGTGGGGAGCAGCGTGGCGGCCCCCTCGGAAGTGTCCACCGTCCCCGACAAGTTTGGTTTCCTGGGAGGCGCTCAGTACACAGATGAAAG TGAGGAGGCAGTACCTGTGGAGGTCATCAGGAGGCGGGAAAAGAAATGGCTGGAGATGTTTAGCAGGTGGGACTCGTACATGCTGAAACGGTACAAGAAGGTGAGGGACCGATGCAGAAAGGGCGTCCCATCAGCCCTGCGTGCCCGGGCATGGCAACACCTCTGTGGAGCAAACaa ACAGTTAGAAAGGAACCCTGGTGTGTTTAACCAGCTGGCAGAGACCCCGGCTGACCCACGGCTGGAGGATGACATAAGAAAGGATCTCCATAGACAGTTCCCTCTCCATGAAATGTTCCTGCAGAAGGGGGGACATGG GCAGGAGGACCTGTTTCGGGTGCTCAAGGTGCATGCCCAGGTCTCCCCCGATGAGTACTGTCAGGCTCACGCACCACTGGCTGCCGTGCTTCTGATGCAGATGCCCGCCGAGCCTGCCTTCTGGTGCCTCAAGGCCATATGTGATAAATATGTGCCAGGGTACTATGCTCCTGGACTG GAAGCAATTCAGGTTGATGGAGACATTTTGTACAAACTCCTGAAGAAGGTGTCGCCCTCGGCCTACAAACATTTG aagaagcacaagattgagCCAGTGCTTTATATGACCGAGTGGTTCATGTGCCTGTTCTCCCGCACGTTGCCATGGTCATCCGTGCTGCGAGTGTGGGACATGTTCTTCTGTGAGG GTGTGAAGGTGATGTTCCGTGTGGGCCTGGTGGTGCTCAAGTACGGGCTGAGGTCACAGGTGCTCAAAAGATGCCCTGGAATGTACGAGACACTACAGGCGCTGAGGAACATTGAGCATGGGGTGATGGCTGAGGGGTTCCTACtcttccag ATGCAGCGCCTTGACCTTACTGAGGACGACCTGCAGCGGGAACACCAGCGGCAGGTACAGAAGAGGCGGCAGACGGCGAAGGAGTCAGGAGCAGCGGCAGCCAATGGGAGATAG